A window of Rhizobium acidisoli contains these coding sequences:
- a CDS encoding DUF6867 family protein: protein MQGLFFESDTGARLIIRAIVVLIGFWTAWRAGKAVAEGWSDYPLTVVYTFLLAWAMQFLHHALFDGPMLSALFYGIDFVTLLVFSTAGFRFRRTNQMVNNYYWLYEKTSAFSWKDKH from the coding sequence ATGCAGGGACTTTTCTTCGAAAGCGATACCGGTGCCCGCTTGATCATCCGCGCGATCGTCGTGCTGATCGGCTTCTGGACGGCCTGGCGCGCCGGCAAGGCGGTTGCCGAAGGCTGGAGCGACTATCCGCTGACAGTTGTCTACACTTTCCTGCTCGCCTGGGCGATGCAGTTCCTGCATCACGCCCTGTTCGATGGGCCGATGCTCAGCGCTCTCTTCTACGGCATCGATTTCGTGACGCTGCTGGTCTTCTCGACCGCCGGCTTCCGCTTTCGCCGCACCAATCAGATGGTCAACAACTATTACTGGCTGTACGAAAAAACTTCCGCGTTTTCGTGGAAGGACAAACATTGA
- the ctrA gene encoding response regulator transcription factor CtrA, translating to MRVLLIEDDSATAQSIELMLKSESFNVYTTDLGEEGVDLGKLYDYDIILLDLNLPDMSGYEVLRTLRLSKVKTPILILSGMAGIEDKVRGLGFGADDYMTKPFHKDELVARIHAIVRRSKGHAQSVIMTGELIVNLDAKTVEVGGQRVHLTGKEYQMLELLSLRKGTTLTKEMFLNHLYGGMDEPELKIIDVFICKLRKKLANAAGGANYIETVWGRGYVLREPDGAEYAETA from the coding sequence ATGCGGGTACTACTCATCGAGGATGATAGCGCGACGGCGCAGAGCATCGAGTTGATGCTGAAATCAGAAAGTTTTAATGTTTATACCACCGATCTCGGTGAAGAAGGCGTCGATCTGGGCAAGCTGTATGATTATGATATCATCCTGCTCGATCTGAACCTGCCCGACATGTCCGGATATGAAGTGCTTCGCACGCTCCGGCTGTCCAAGGTCAAGACACCGATCCTCATTCTGTCGGGCATGGCCGGCATCGAAGACAAGGTTCGCGGCCTCGGCTTCGGCGCCGACGACTACATGACCAAGCCGTTCCACAAGGACGAGCTCGTCGCCCGTATCCACGCCATCGTCCGCCGCTCCAAGGGCCACGCCCAGTCGGTCATCATGACTGGCGAACTGATCGTCAACCTCGACGCCAAGACGGTCGAAGTCGGTGGCCAGCGCGTCCACCTGACGGGCAAGGAATACCAGATGCTGGAGCTGCTTTCGCTCCGCAAGGGCACCACCCTCACCAAGGAAATGTTCCTGAACCACCTTTACGGCGGCATGGACGAGCCGGAACTGAAGATCATCGACGTCTTCATCTGCAAGCTCCGCAAGAAGCTCGCCAACGCTGCCGGCGGCGCCAACTACATCGAGACCGTCTGGGGCCGCGGCTACGTTCTGCGCGAGCCGGATGGCGCCGAATACGCCGAAACCGCCTGA
- a CDS encoding paraquat-inducible protein A has translation MPSRQGDCWRRRSVHEKCRVGARFVPMRALSMIRPVLLVAAPFLLALGLILPLVRFETLYFFDRTPSLIEIVVSLWQGGDGLLAAIVALVSIVLPLLKMIGISAEAAGAGGGAGSLFYRRVVPHLSKWSMMDVLLVAIVIAAAKTTGLADAFTQPGLWCYAASSMISGLLHSLMGDASGPK, from the coding sequence ATGCCAAGCCGGCAAGGCGATTGCTGGAGGAGACGGAGTGTTCATGAAAAATGTCGGGTCGGCGCGAGGTTCGTGCCTATGAGGGCGCTTTCGATGATCCGCCCCGTCCTGCTCGTCGCCGCGCCATTCCTCCTGGCGCTCGGCCTCATCCTGCCGCTGGTCCGTTTCGAGACGCTGTATTTCTTCGATCGGACCCCGTCGCTCATCGAAATCGTCGTCTCGCTCTGGCAGGGCGGGGATGGGCTGCTGGCGGCGATCGTCGCATTGGTCTCGATCGTGCTTCCGCTTTTGAAGATGATCGGGATCTCCGCGGAAGCAGCAGGTGCCGGCGGCGGGGCCGGCAGCCTGTTTTATCGTCGCGTCGTGCCGCATCTGTCCAAGTGGTCAATGATGGACGTGCTGCTGGTCGCGATCGTCATTGCGGCGGCGAAGACAACGGGGTTGGCGGATGCCTTCACGCAGCCGGGCCTTTGGTGCTACGCGGCCTCGTCAATGATTTCGGGCCTTCTTCATTCCCTGATGGGAGATGCGTCCGGCCCGAAATAA
- a CDS encoding branched-chain amino acid ABC transporter substrate-binding protein — protein sequence MKKSLLSAVALTAMVAFSGNAWADVLIAVAGPLTGPNAAFGAQLQKGAEQAAADINAAGGINGEQIKLELGDDVSDPKQGISVANKFVADGVKFVIGHFNSGVSIPASEVYAENGILEITPAATNPKFTERGLWNTFRTCGRDDQQGAIAGKYLADHFKDAKIAVVHDKTPYGQGLADETKKAMNAAGLTEVMYEGINVGDKDFSALIAKMKEAGVSIIYWGGLHTEAGLIIRQAADQGLKATLVSGDGIVSNELASIAGDAVAGTLNTFGPDPTLNPANKELVEKFKAAGFNPEAYTLYSYAAMQAIAGAAKAAGSVDPEAVATAMKEKGPFTTVLGDISFDEKGDPKIPGYIMYEWKKGADGKYTYVPQETK from the coding sequence ATGAAGAAGTCTCTTCTGTCGGCGGTGGCTCTGACGGCGATGGTCGCCTTCAGCGGCAACGCATGGGCCGACGTTCTCATCGCTGTCGCTGGTCCGCTGACCGGCCCGAACGCTGCGTTCGGCGCTCAGCTCCAGAAGGGCGCCGAGCAGGCGGCCGCCGATATCAACGCGGCTGGCGGCATCAATGGCGAGCAGATCAAGCTCGAGCTCGGCGACGACGTCTCCGACCCGAAGCAGGGCATTTCGGTCGCCAATAAATTCGTTGCCGACGGCGTCAAGTTCGTCATCGGCCACTTCAACTCGGGCGTTTCGATCCCGGCTTCGGAAGTCTATGCCGAAAACGGCATCCTCGAAATCACTCCGGCTGCTACGAACCCGAAGTTTACGGAACGCGGTCTCTGGAACACGTTCCGTACCTGCGGCCGTGACGACCAGCAGGGCGCCATCGCCGGCAAGTATCTTGCCGATCACTTCAAGGACGCCAAGATCGCCGTCGTTCACGACAAGACACCTTACGGTCAGGGTCTTGCCGACGAAACCAAGAAGGCGATGAATGCTGCCGGCCTGACGGAAGTCATGTACGAAGGCATCAACGTCGGCGACAAGGACTTCTCGGCCCTCATCGCCAAGATGAAGGAAGCCGGCGTCTCGATCATCTATTGGGGCGGTCTGCACACCGAAGCCGGTCTCATCATCCGTCAGGCCGCCGATCAGGGCCTGAAGGCAACGCTGGTTTCGGGCGATGGTATCGTTTCGAACGAACTGGCCTCGATCGCTGGCGACGCCGTTGCCGGCACCCTGAACACCTTCGGTCCTGATCCGACACTGAACCCGGCCAACAAGGAACTCGTCGAAAAGTTCAAGGCTGCCGGTTTCAACCCGGAAGCCTACACGCTTTATTCCTACGCTGCGATGCAGGCGATCGCCGGTGCCGCCAAGGCTGCCGGTTCGGTCGATCCTGAAGCCGTCGCCACGGCCATGAAGGAAAAGGGCCCGTTCACGACGGTTCTCGGCGACATTTCGTTCGACGAAAAGGGTGACCCGAAGATTCCTGGTTACATCATGTACGAATGGAAGAAGGGCGCAGACGGCAAGTACACCTACGTGCCGCAGGAGACTAAGTAA
- a CDS encoding branched-chain amino acid ABC transporter permease: MEYFVQQLFNGLTLGSIYGLVAIGYTMVYGIIGMINFAHGDIFMLGGFAALIVFLVLTSIFAGLPVAVLLLAMLVVAMLMTSLWNWTIERIAYRPLRGSFRLAPLITAIGMSIVLSNFIQVTQGPRNKPIPPMISSVYQFGNISVSLKQIVIILITVVLLAVFWYIVNRTALGRAQRATEQDRKMAALLGVNVDQTISITFVMGAALAAVAGTMYLMYYGVASFADGFTPGVKAFTAAVLGGIGSLPGAVLGGLMIGLIESLWSAYFTIAYKDVATFAILAFVLIFKPTGILGRPEVEKV; this comes from the coding sequence ATGGAGTATTTCGTCCAGCAGCTCTTCAACGGGCTGACGCTCGGATCCATCTATGGCCTTGTGGCTATTGGCTATACGATGGTTTACGGCATTATCGGCATGATCAATTTCGCCCATGGCGATATCTTCATGCTCGGTGGTTTCGCCGCTCTTATCGTCTTTCTCGTCCTCACATCCATCTTCGCAGGTCTCCCCGTGGCAGTTCTGCTGCTGGCGATGCTTGTCGTAGCGATGCTGATGACGAGTTTGTGGAATTGGACGATCGAGCGCATCGCATACCGCCCGCTGCGCGGTTCTTTCCGCCTCGCGCCGCTGATCACCGCGATCGGCATGTCGATCGTGCTGTCCAATTTCATCCAGGTGACGCAGGGTCCGCGCAACAAGCCGATCCCGCCGATGATCAGCTCAGTCTATCAGTTCGGCAACATCTCGGTGTCGCTGAAACAGATCGTCATCATCCTGATTACGGTCGTGCTGCTCGCCGTCTTTTGGTATATCGTCAATCGTACAGCACTTGGCCGCGCCCAGCGCGCCACGGAGCAGGACCGCAAGATGGCGGCGCTGCTCGGCGTCAATGTCGACCAGACGATTTCCATCACCTTCGTCATGGGTGCGGCGCTGGCTGCCGTCGCCGGCACGATGTATCTGATGTATTATGGCGTTGCTTCGTTCGCCGACGGCTTCACGCCGGGTGTCAAGGCATTTACGGCAGCCGTTCTCGGCGGCATCGGCTCATTGCCGGGCGCGGTTCTTGGTGGATTGATGATCGGCCTGATCGAATCGCTGTGGTCGGCCTATTTCACCATCGCGTACAAGGATGTCGCGACCTTCGCCATCCTCGCTTTCGTGCTGATCTTCAAGCCGACGGGTATCCTCGGACGGCCGGAAGTCGAGAAGGTATAA
- a CDS encoding response regulator — protein sequence MQRFMITDNSDIVRKVGKRILSELDFLVSEASNAGEALQRCQTELPEYLIVDSGMEGALDLIAAIRAMDGGKEVKIYYCVVEADLKKLMAGKRAGATDFLLKPFDRKILTAVFGNRAIAA from the coding sequence ATGCAAAGGTTCATGATCACCGATAATTCGGATATCGTCCGCAAGGTCGGCAAGCGCATTCTCTCCGAACTCGATTTTCTCGTCAGCGAGGCCTCCAACGCCGGCGAGGCGCTGCAGCGCTGCCAGACGGAGCTGCCGGAATATCTGATCGTCGATTCCGGCATGGAAGGGGCCCTCGATCTCATCGCCGCTATCCGCGCCATGGATGGTGGCAAAGAGGTCAAGATCTATTACTGCGTCGTCGAGGCGGATCTGAAGAAGCTGATGGCGGGCAAACGGGCCGGCGCCACCGACTTCCTGCTGAAGCCGTTCGACCGCAAGATCCTGACCGCCGTCTTCGGAAACCGCGCGATCGCTGCCTGA
- the livM gene encoding high-affinity branched-chain amino acid ABC transporter permease LivM → MANIENSAGKPDTGLVRKGLTEALFAAVLSFGMFVLYVGLKTDQNINNELIIVQRWGLLAVFVAVAAIGRFATVVFLRPHLDSRKLAKARQGELAISTEKSFFHRHFLKIALIALLLYPMVVVAIKGPQGSLTYVDNFGIQILIYVMLAWGLNIVVGLAGLLDLGYVAFYAVGAYSYALLSSHFGLSFWVLLPLSGIFAALWGVILGFPVLRLRGDYLAIVTLAFGEIIRLVLINWTDVTKGTFGISSIPKVTLFGIPFDATAGGFAKLFHLSMSSAYYKIFLFYLILALCMLTAYVTIQLRRMPIGRAWEALREDEIACRSLGINTVTTKLTAFATGAMFAGFAGSFFAARQGFVSPESFVFLESAVILAIVVLGGMGSLTGIAIAAIVMVGGTELLREMDFLKVIFGPTFTPELYRMLIFGLAMVVVMLFKPRGFVGSREPTAFLKARKAISGSFIKEGHG, encoded by the coding sequence ATGGCAAACATTGAAAATTCTGCAGGCAAGCCCGATACCGGACTTGTCCGTAAAGGCCTTACCGAAGCCCTTTTCGCCGCCGTCCTGTCGTTCGGCATGTTCGTTCTCTATGTCGGCCTCAAGACCGACCAGAACATCAATAACGAGTTGATCATCGTCCAGCGCTGGGGGCTGCTTGCGGTCTTCGTCGCTGTCGCCGCGATCGGCCGCTTCGCCACGGTGGTTTTCCTGCGGCCACATCTCGACAGCCGCAAGCTGGCAAAGGCGAGACAGGGCGAACTCGCCATCTCAACCGAGAAGAGCTTCTTCCACCGGCATTTCCTAAAGATCGCGCTGATCGCGCTGCTGCTTTATCCCATGGTGGTGGTGGCGATCAAAGGTCCGCAGGGGTCGCTGACATATGTCGACAATTTCGGCATCCAGATCTTGATCTATGTGATGCTTGCCTGGGGGCTGAACATCGTCGTCGGCCTCGCCGGTCTTCTCGATCTCGGTTATGTCGCTTTCTATGCAGTCGGCGCCTATTCCTATGCGCTGCTTTCGAGCCATTTCGGCCTGTCCTTCTGGGTTCTCCTCCCGCTCTCCGGCATTTTCGCCGCACTTTGGGGCGTTATTCTCGGCTTTCCGGTGCTGCGCCTGCGCGGCGACTACCTTGCCATCGTGACGCTCGCATTCGGCGAAATCATCCGCCTTGTGCTCATCAACTGGACGGATGTCACCAAGGGGACTTTCGGTATCTCGAGCATTCCCAAGGTGACGCTTTTCGGCATTCCCTTCGACGCGACGGCCGGCGGCTTCGCCAAGCTCTTTCACCTGTCGATGTCCTCGGCTTACTACAAGATCTTCCTTTTTTACCTCATTCTGGCGCTCTGCATGCTGACCGCCTACGTGACCATCCAGCTGCGCCGCATGCCGATCGGGCGCGCCTGGGAAGCGCTGCGCGAAGACGAGATCGCCTGCCGCTCGCTCGGCATCAATACGGTGACGACCAAGCTCACGGCCTTTGCGACGGGAGCGATGTTTGCCGGTTTCGCCGGCTCCTTTTTTGCTGCCCGTCAGGGTTTCGTTTCGCCGGAATCTTTCGTCTTCTTGGAATCGGCTGTGATCCTCGCCATCGTCGTCCTCGGCGGCATGGGTTCTCTAACCGGGATTGCGATCGCCGCAATCGTCATGGTCGGCGGAACCGAGCTGCTGCGCGAAATGGACTTCCTGAAAGTGATTTTCGGGCCGACGTTCACGCCAGAGTTGTACCGCATGCTGATCTTCGGCCTCGCCATGGTCGTGGTCATGCTGTTCAAGCCGCGCGGTTTCGTCGGTTCGCGTGAACCGACCGCCTTCCTCAAGGCGCGCAAGGCAATTTCCGGAAGCTTCATCAAGGAGGGCCATGGTTGA
- a CDS encoding ABC transporter ATP-binding protein: MSLVTNTMSSDTLLKVEHLSMKFGGLMAINDFSFEAKRGDITALIGPNGAGKTTVFNCITGFYKPTMGMITLNQKSGKQYLLERLPDFRITKEAKVARTFQNIRLFSGLTVLENLLVAQHNKLMKASGYTILGLVGIGPYKREAAASIELARHWLEKADLIDRADDPAGDLPYGAQRRLEIARAMCTGPELLCLDEPAAGLNPRESATLNALLQSIRAETGTSILLIEHDMSVVMEISDHVVVLEYGQKISDGTPDHVKNDPKVIAAYLGVEDEEVEEVIATVEQLEGGAN; this comes from the coding sequence ATGAGCCTCGTCACCAACACCATGTCCAGCGATACGCTTCTCAAGGTCGAACACCTGTCGATGAAGTTCGGCGGCCTGATGGCCATCAACGACTTCTCCTTCGAAGCCAAGCGCGGCGATATCACCGCGCTGATCGGGCCGAACGGCGCCGGCAAGACCACCGTCTTCAACTGCATCACTGGCTTCTACAAGCCGACGATGGGCATGATCACGCTTAACCAGAAAAGCGGCAAGCAGTACCTGCTCGAGCGTCTGCCGGACTTTCGCATCACCAAAGAAGCCAAGGTGGCGCGCACCTTCCAGAACATCCGGCTGTTCTCCGGCCTGACGGTTCTCGAAAACCTGCTCGTCGCCCAGCACAACAAGCTGATGAAGGCGTCAGGTTATACGATCCTCGGCCTCGTCGGCATCGGTCCCTACAAACGGGAGGCGGCCGCATCGATCGAGCTGGCGCGCCATTGGCTAGAAAAGGCCGATCTGATCGACCGCGCCGACGATCCGGCAGGCGATCTGCCCTACGGCGCCCAGCGGCGTCTCGAGATCGCCCGCGCCATGTGCACCGGCCCCGAGCTGCTTTGCCTGGACGAACCGGCCGCCGGCTTGAACCCGCGGGAATCGGCGACCCTCAATGCGCTGCTACAGAGCATTCGTGCCGAAACCGGAACATCTATCCTGCTTATCGAGCATGACATGTCGGTGGTCATGGAAATCTCCGACCACGTCGTCGTGCTCGAATACGGCCAGAAGATTTCCGATGGCACGCCGGATCACGTGAAGAACGATCCGAAGGTCATCGCGGCCTATCTCGGTGTCGAGGATGAGGAAGTGGAAGAGGTGATCGCAACCGTCGAGCAGCTCGAAGGAGGCGCAAACTGA
- a CDS encoding ABC transporter ATP-binding protein: MGDEVMTDQALLQVKGVETYYGNIRALAGIDVHVNKGEIVSLIGANGAGKSTLMMTICGSPQARTGSVVFEGRDITRMPTHEIARLRIAQSPEGRRIFPRMTVLENLQMGAGLDNLKYFAEDVEKIFTLFPRLKERHAQRGGTLSGGEQQMLSIGRALMARPKLLLLDEPSLGLAPLIVKGIFEAIRKLNEQEGLTVFLVEQNAFAALRLSHRAYVMVNGKVTMSGSGKELLANPEVRAAYLEGGRH, translated from the coding sequence ATGGGCGATGAAGTAATGACGGATCAAGCGCTCCTTCAGGTGAAGGGCGTCGAAACCTATTATGGCAATATTCGTGCGCTGGCCGGCATCGATGTCCACGTCAACAAGGGCGAGATCGTCAGCCTGATCGGCGCCAACGGCGCCGGCAAGTCGACGCTGATGATGACGATCTGCGGCAGCCCGCAGGCCCGGACCGGCTCGGTCGTCTTCGAGGGCCGCGACATCACCCGCATGCCGACCCACGAAATCGCCCGTCTGCGCATAGCGCAGTCGCCTGAGGGACGCCGCATCTTCCCGCGCATGACGGTTCTGGAAAATCTCCAGATGGGCGCCGGCCTCGACAATCTCAAATACTTCGCTGAAGACGTTGAGAAGATCTTCACGCTCTTCCCGCGCCTCAAGGAACGCCACGCCCAGCGCGGCGGCACGCTTTCGGGCGGCGAGCAGCAGATGCTGTCGATCGGCCGTGCGCTGATGGCGCGGCCGAAGCTACTGTTGCTCGACGAACCCTCGCTCGGCCTTGCGCCCCTGATCGTCAAGGGCATCTTCGAGGCGATCCGCAAGCTCAACGAACAGGAAGGCCTCACCGTTTTCCTCGTCGAGCAGAACGCGTTCGCTGCGCTGAGGCTTTCGCACCGCGCTTACGTGATGGTGAACGGCAAGGTGACGATGAGCGGCTCCGGCAAGGAACTGCTCGCCAATCCTGAGGTCCGCGCCGCCTATCTCGAAGGCGGAAGACACTAG
- a CDS encoding sugar transferase, with amino-acid sequence MSITELNNSISTESFRPSRRQQPSLKIQTPVIHSDASQASWVDLTLKRAFDIVSSLSALLVLAPFLLFVALLIKLDSPGPVLFKQTRWGKNCKTIKVYKFRSMRTDLCDVSGVAQTVKNDPRITRVGAILRRTNVDELPQLLNVLMGHMSVVGPRCHAIGMRAGGMLYEELVPEYHQRHAMRPGMTGLAQMRGLRGPTDRPAKARARIVSDLYYVGNFSIGMDIRIIAGTVVSELTRGKGF; translated from the coding sequence TTGAGCATCACGGAACTAAACAACAGCATTTCGACTGAGTCCTTTAGGCCGAGCCGCCGCCAGCAGCCGAGCCTGAAGATCCAGACCCCCGTTATCCATAGCGACGCGTCCCAGGCGTCGTGGGTGGATCTTACCCTGAAGCGGGCGTTCGACATCGTTTCGTCGTTGAGCGCCCTCCTCGTCCTTGCGCCTTTCCTTCTGTTCGTCGCATTGCTGATCAAGCTCGACAGCCCGGGACCGGTGCTCTTCAAGCAGACCCGCTGGGGCAAGAACTGCAAGACCATCAAGGTCTACAAGTTCCGCTCGATGCGCACGGATCTCTGCGATGTCTCGGGTGTTGCCCAGACGGTGAAGAACGACCCGCGCATCACCCGCGTCGGTGCCATCCTGCGCCGCACTAATGTCGATGAGCTGCCGCAGCTGCTGAACGTGCTTATGGGCCACATGTCCGTCGTCGGTCCGCGCTGCCATGCAATCGGCATGCGCGCCGGCGGCATGCTCTACGAAGAGCTTGTCCCGGAATACCATCAGCGCCACGCCATGCGCCCCGGCATGACGGGCCTTGCCCAGATGCGCGGCCTGCGCGGCCCGACCGATCGTCCGGCCAAGGCACGTGCCCGCATTGTGAGCGATCTCTACTACGTCGGAAATTTTTCGATCGGGATGGATATCCGCATCATTGCCGGCACCGTCGTGTCCGAGCTGACCCGCGGAAAAGGCTTCTAA
- a CDS encoding response regulator transcription factor, with translation MAEPALPRDIVLLVDDSPEALGFLTDALEQSGFSVLIATSGAAALGIVERITPDLILLDAVMPAMDGFETCRKLKANAAVAQVPVIFMTGLTETEHVVHALESGGVDYLAKPINIDELRARIRVHLRNARSAQSARVALDAAGRHLLAVKGDGAIHWSTPQATRLVNAAMGSDEGMEIVVRHIAGWMRERAAAVRDGIISIAHAGQAALQLAFLGAIGPDEYLFRLTAANQRSDDEMLRQRFSLTQRESEVLLWIAKGKANRDIGEILGLSARTVNKHLEQIYVKLGVENRASAAVKATHVLHEM, from the coding sequence TTGGCTGAGCCGGCCCTGCCCCGCGACATCGTTCTGCTCGTCGACGACTCGCCCGAAGCGCTCGGCTTCCTGACCGACGCGCTCGAACAATCCGGCTTCTCCGTGCTGATCGCCACATCGGGCGCGGCAGCCCTTGGCATCGTCGAGCGCATCACACCTGATCTCATCCTGCTCGACGCCGTCATGCCCGCCATGGATGGCTTCGAGACCTGCCGCAAGCTGAAGGCAAATGCGGCGGTGGCGCAGGTGCCCGTCATCTTCATGACCGGCCTGACCGAGACCGAGCATGTCGTGCACGCGCTGGAATCCGGCGGCGTCGACTATCTCGCCAAGCCGATCAATATCGACGAGCTGCGCGCCCGCATCCGTGTCCATCTGCGCAATGCCCGCTCGGCGCAAAGCGCCCGCGTGGCGCTCGACGCGGCCGGCCGCCATCTGCTGGCGGTCAAGGGCGACGGCGCAATCCATTGGTCGACGCCGCAGGCAACACGGCTGGTCAATGCCGCCATGGGCAGCGACGAGGGCATGGAAATCGTCGTCCGCCATATCGCCGGCTGGATGCGCGAGCGTGCAGCCGCCGTGCGCGACGGCATCATCTCCATCGCCCATGCCGGCCAGGCGGCACTGCAGCTTGCTTTTCTCGGCGCGATCGGCCCGGATGAATATCTCTTCCGCCTGACCGCCGCCAATCAGCGCAGCGACGACGAGATGCTGCGCCAGCGCTTCTCGCTCACCCAGCGCGAATCCGAAGTGCTGCTCTGGATCGCCAAGGGCAAGGCCAACCGCGACATCGGCGAAATATTGGGACTGTCGGCGCGCACGGTGAACAAGCACCTCGAACAGATCTACGTGAAGCTCGGCGTCGAGAACCGGGCATCGGCCGCCGTCAAGGCCACGCATGTACTGCACGAGATGTGA
- the cysQ gene encoding 3'(2'),5'-bisphosphate nucleotidase CysQ, with protein sequence MLRTFERAALEAGKAIITVLREGFPVAMKADASPVTVADEEAERIILAHLARDYPEIPVVAEESVAAGKVPDIAGRGFFLVDPLDGTREFVDGRQEFTVNIAYIENGAPLAGIVYAPALGLAFLGERGHAERLVVTDDFTVGARSAITVREQPDDRLALASLRHNSPETGSFLAHHAISKCTNIGSSLKFCLLAEGKADVYPRFTRTMEWDTAAGDAVLRAAGGSTVTLDGAPLTYGKTGAAADFDFANPNFISWGGTKRVLEPA encoded by the coding sequence ATGCTGAGGACATTTGAAAGGGCGGCCCTCGAAGCCGGCAAGGCCATTATTACGGTCCTGCGCGAAGGCTTCCCCGTCGCCATGAAAGCGGATGCAAGTCCGGTCACGGTCGCCGACGAGGAGGCAGAACGCATCATCCTCGCGCATCTCGCCAGAGATTATCCTGAAATACCGGTCGTGGCGGAGGAATCGGTAGCCGCCGGAAAAGTGCCCGACATCGCCGGCCGCGGCTTCTTCCTGGTCGATCCTCTCGACGGCACGCGCGAATTCGTCGACGGACGGCAGGAATTCACCGTCAACATCGCTTATATAGAGAACGGCGCCCCGCTGGCCGGCATCGTCTACGCCCCGGCACTCGGTCTTGCCTTCTTGGGCGAACGCGGCCACGCCGAAAGGCTCGTGGTCACCGACGATTTCACCGTCGGTGCACGCAGTGCAATTACCGTGCGCGAACAGCCGGACGACAGGCTGGCGCTCGCCAGCCTCCGTCACAACAGCCCCGAGACTGGAAGCTTCCTCGCCCACCACGCAATCTCCAAATGCACCAATATCGGCTCCTCGCTGAAATTCTGCCTGCTGGCCGAAGGCAAGGCCGACGTCTATCCGCGCTTCACCCGCACGATGGAATGGGACACGGCGGCGGGCGATGCGGTGCTGCGCGCCGCCGGCGGCTCGACGGTGACGCTCGACGGAGCGCCGCTGACCTATGGCAAGACGGGTGCTGCAGCCGATTTCGACTTCGCCAATCCGAACTTCATCTCCTGGGGCGGCACGAAACGCGTGCTTGAACCGGCGTAG
- a CDS encoding DUF1153 domain-containing protein, with protein MTEMIRPRVKYVIGPDGSPLTIADLPPPNTRRWVIRRKAEVVAAVRGGLLSLEEACERYTLTVEEFLSWQSSINSHGLAGLRTTRIQQYRH; from the coding sequence ATGACCGAAATGATACGTCCCCGAGTAAAATATGTCATCGGCCCCGATGGCAGCCCCCTGACGATCGCGGATCTTCCGCCGCCCAATACGCGGCGCTGGGTGATCCGTCGGAAGGCAGAGGTTGTCGCGGCTGTTCGCGGTGGCCTGTTGAGCTTGGAAGAGGCTTGCGAGCGTTATACGCTCACCGTCGAAGAGTTTCTCTCCTGGCAATCGTCGATCAACAGCCACGGTCTCGCCGGCCTGCGCACCACGCGCATCCAGCAATACCGCCACTGA
- a CDS encoding GNAT family N-acetyltransferase: MDIRNEEGASGGRYATGVEGHEAEMTYSRTSAKLVIVDHTAVPDALRGKGVGQALALHAVEAARTGGWKIIPLCPFFKAQAQRHPEWHDVVN, encoded by the coding sequence ATGGACATTCGAAACGAGGAAGGCGCTTCCGGCGGCCGTTATGCGACCGGGGTCGAAGGGCACGAAGCCGAGATGACCTATTCACGCACATCGGCGAAACTCGTCATCGTCGATCACACCGCCGTTCCCGATGCGCTGCGCGGCAAGGGCGTCGGCCAGGCATTGGCGCTGCACGCAGTGGAGGCGGCCCGGACCGGCGGCTGGAAGATCATCCCGCTCTGCCCATTCTTCAAGGCACAGGCGCAACGCCATCCGGAATGGCACGATGTCGTGAACTGA